The Eremothecium cymbalariae DBVPG#7215 chromosome 1, complete sequence DNA segment TCACCTTTATCTCGAATAATTTCCCTGAATTGGTCTAAATTGTCATAGAATTGTTCCTCATCAACCTGTTCCTGGTTTGACATCGTTAAAATACCACTCGCGACCACACCAATGCAGTCGTGAATACCCTAAGTTTGTTCGGCAAGCACTTTGCTTCAGTATTCTGTATCTTTCTTTTGCGATAAAGAAAGCATCAAAATAACATATAAAtcaaatcacgtgatcaatTATAACTCACGACTTACTTTGGGTTTTGACCTGATCACGTATTTCAACCGCATATGCAGAAGAACAACCCTGGAGGACAAGTACCCTCCGGGTGCTCAAATTGGCCTGACTGTAATGGTCAACAGTTATTATaaaatgtatattatatctcAGGCCtgaatcatatatatatatataataacgTCTTAAATAGCTGAGTGCTTACAAAACTTAGGCTCCAAATTCTTTGTCGAAGTCGACCAAGCTGAATCTGTACCTGACATCCCCGGAGTTCATTCTTCTGAATACTTCAGCCACACCGGCCTCACTGATTGGCACTTCCTCCACCCAAatcttcaagttcttctttgaaacaaagtctaataattttttaatttcgGCAGGAGATCCGATGACACTGGTACCAATACTAATCCCTTTTAGCAGCAATGGTCTCAAAACCAACCGTTCAGATGCTTCAGGAATAGCGATCGACAAGACCTTACCACCAACCTTTAACAAAGAAGGGATCCGGTCGAAGTCAAGTTCAGTCAAAGAGCTGCTGCATACAACGATCAAGTCCAAAGTGTTCGCGTAGGTTTTATGCCAGTCCTTATCCTCCACGGCAGCAATGTAAACGTCAGCACCAAGCTTCAAAGCATCGTCTTTCTTATTAGAACGACGTGAAATGGCAGTCACATTCGCACCTAAAGCTTTAGCAAAGATCACAGCCATGTGACCAATACCTCCAATACCAACGACACCAACAGACGTACCAGGGCCGACGTTGCTTCTCAAGAGAGGAGAGAAGGCAGTAATACCACCACACATCAAAGGCGCGGCCAAGTGACTAGGGATGTTGTCTGGAATTGGAATCGCGAAATGCTCATGCACAATAACGTGTGAAGCATAACCTCCCTGAGAAATGTACCCATCGGGGTAAGGAAAATTGTAAGTACCAGTCATATTTGAACAATACTGCTCGTTCTCAGACTCACAACGACTGCATTCCAAGCAAGACAACGCCTGCGCACCAACACCAACTCTGTCTCCCACCTTCAAACCTTCTTTACAGCCGCTACCTACTTCAATTACACGCCCAATAATTTCGTGACCAACAACCAAGGGATTGTTCCTGGGCCCCCAGTGACCTGCCGCGCAGTGAATATCACTTCCACACACACCGCATGCCTCCACCTTCAAAACAATGTCACGCGCATACACCGTCTTAGGCTTGAAGCTAACCTTCTTTGGGGATGTCCACTCAGTGCCTTCAACAACTGCAATCCCTGTAATTTCTTTTAGTTCACCCATATTTCTTTCTGTTAATTGCTCTTCTATCTGTCTAAGCCTGCTAATGCTGGAGTTGCTACTTGTCGACATTACGGCTCACGTATCTCCTGGAAAGTGTATTACTCGACTCTATTTATATTGCAATTTTAAGGCATGTTCTAAAACAATTGTACTTAACTGCCCACGCCGAGCCCCCGGAATAGTTCGCATTACGAGTTATGATTTTGTTTCTTGAATTAGCTAAGACATTGCTTATTCGAGAGCTTTACAGATGCTGACAAATAGCCGGTGTTCTTGGGACATACTAGATGCATAACTAATGCAAAAACAGTTAACGTTATAGATCTGTATATAGCTAATTAGTCGACAATACTGAGGTTTAGAGGCGATCGTTAGGCACGCAGTTGCTGTTTATTGCAGATTTTTGTTCCTGATTAATAATAGTCAAGCTTGAGTGAGCGTCGAAGAACGGAATTCAAAGTTCTTCCTATATGCTTGAGTGGCGTAAAGCAATCCTTTCTTTGAAAATAACGGAAGTAGCTTAACCGGACGTAGATCGTTTTGAAGACTACGAGGAAGGTGGTGAGAGAAGTGACAAGGAGCAGAAGAAGGACTGCGTGATGTTTACTGGGTTTGGTACGCTTACAGGGGGGTTTGCGTCAGGACCTCAAAAGTTTGAGGATTTCTTTAGATGCTATCCCATTGGGATGATGAATGAAAGGATTAGAAAGGATGATGCCAATTACGGGGGCAAGATCTTTCTCCCGCCTAGTTCGTTGAATAAGTTGTCCATGCTAAACATTAGATACCCAATGCTCTTTAAATTGAGCAGTCAAGAGTCGGGGAAGGTTACTCATGGGGGGGTGTTGGAATTTATTGCAGAAGAAGGTAGAGCTTATCTTCCTGGATGGATGATGGAGACTTTAGGTGTGCAGCCGGGGtctttattgaaaattgcTTCTACAGATATGCCCCAAGGTCAGGTAGTGAAGATTGAACCTCAGTCTGTTGATTTCTTGGATATATCTGATCCCAAAGCGGTGTTGGAGAACGTTTTGCGTAAGTTTAGCACTCTTACGATAAacgatattattgaaataaGTTATAACAACAGGATTTACAGAATAAAGGTTTTGGAAGTGAAACCACATGCTCCTTGTAATTCGATATGTGTTATTGAAACAGATTTGGTTACAGAGTTCGCGC contains these protein-coding regions:
- the UFD1 gene encoding polyubiquitin-binding protein UFD1 (similar to Ashbya gossypii AFR662C), which produces MFTGFGTLTGGFASGPQKFEDFFRCYPIGMMNERIRKDDANYGGKIFLPPSSLNKLSMLNIRYPMLFKLSSQESGKVTHGGVLEFIAEEGRAYLPGWMMETLGVQPGSLLKIASTDMPQGQVVKIEPQSVDFLDISDPKAVLENVLRKFSTLTINDIIEISYNNRIYRIKVLEVKPHAPCNSICVIETDLVTEFAPPVGYVEPDYQAQQSQIKRTKVDPSTQGLGTMSQRINYADLIQNADGKVVAFGGDGQKLSGKAIRENRDEHDVKPSLDGKPAPLRLPDGQLFFGFPMVVPKQVTNLDEEEASKPKTHFQSEGRSLRQSNKRKGKKDHTAQRPKATRSPEFIQID
- a CDS encoding NAD(P)-dependent alcohol dehydrogenase (similar to Saccharomyces cerevisiae YMR318C ADH6 / YCR105W ADH7), with amino-acid sequence MSTSSNSSISRLRQIEEQLTERNMGELKEITGIAVVEGTEWTSPKKVSFKPKTVYARDIVLKVEACGVCGSDIHCAAGHWGPRNNPLVVGHEIIGRVIEVGSGCKEGLKVGDRVGVGAQALSCLECSRCESENEQYCSNMTGTYNFPYPDGYISQGGYASHVIVHEHFAIPIPDNIPSHLAAPLMCGGITAFSPLLRSNVGPGTSVGVVGIGGIGHMAVIFAKALGANVTAISRRSNKKDDALKLGADVYIAAVEDKDWHKTYANTLDLIVVCSSSLTELDFDRIPSLLKVGGKVLSIAIPEASERLVLRPLLLKGISIGTSVIGSPAEIKKLLDFVSKKNLKIWVEEVPISEAGVAEVFRRMNSGDVRYRFSLVDFDKEFGA